The Pseudarthrobacter sulfonivorans genome includes a window with the following:
- a CDS encoding MurR/RpiR family transcriptional regulator: protein MTISAELMGASLQERVAALGSGLSPAEGRLAVWMLRNQDDVVVSSASELAALAKSSDATVVRTAKSLGYTGFPELKKSLIGSLSRRRNLAEVLDDRMANYQSTDKGLGKALDDTISLAEQLREGISLEDWSQTVDFLNSASRVFNFGLGPASSIAEYITLSLCRIGMDARTISMSGFRLADDLITFREGDVLLILAPIRLFREIDVAIDCARAAGAKVIVVTEALRVTLADRVDAILTTPQTTTSSASELAAGLILGHALVLAIAADNRERSLQSLSRLNQLRTQVTGTELDIHPHSD from the coding sequence ATGACTATTTCAGCAGAGTTGATGGGCGCAAGTCTCCAGGAGCGGGTGGCGGCGCTGGGGAGTGGCTTGTCGCCAGCGGAAGGAAGGCTGGCGGTGTGGATGCTCCGGAACCAGGACGACGTAGTCGTGTCGTCAGCTTCTGAGCTGGCTGCACTGGCAAAGTCCAGTGATGCCACGGTGGTGAGGACAGCAAAATCGCTGGGGTACACGGGGTTTCCGGAACTAAAGAAGTCCCTAATCGGATCACTTTCTCGTCGGCGGAACCTGGCTGAGGTACTTGACGACAGAATGGCCAACTATCAGTCGACGGATAAAGGGCTGGGAAAGGCCCTGGATGACACCATTTCGCTGGCGGAACAGCTCAGGGAAGGCATCTCCCTCGAGGACTGGTCGCAAACTGTAGATTTCCTGAACTCGGCCTCCCGTGTTTTCAACTTCGGGCTTGGACCTGCAAGCTCCATTGCCGAGTACATAACCCTGTCCCTGTGCCGCATAGGAATGGATGCACGTACCATCTCCATGAGCGGGTTCCGGCTGGCCGATGACCTCATCACCTTTCGAGAGGGCGATGTCCTGCTGATCCTCGCGCCAATTCGGCTGTTCCGGGAAATTGACGTCGCAATCGACTGCGCCCGAGCGGCCGGCGCCAAAGTCATCGTTGTCACGGAAGCCTTAAGGGTTACCTTGGCCGACCGGGTCGATGCGATCCTGACGACACCACAAACGACAACCAGCTCCGCCAGCGAACTCGCTGCCGGACTGATACTCGGGCACGCCCTGGTCCTGGCAATTGCCGCCGATAATCGGGAGAGGTCGCTACAGAGCCTAAGCAGGCTAAATCAGCTGCGGACTCAAGTGACAGGCACTGAATTGGATATTCATCCACATTCGGACTAG
- the solA gene encoding N-methyl-L-tryptophan oxidase produces MVLNRKQYDVAVIGLGTMGSMALWQLAKAGVDAVGVEQFRVGHDRGGAGGESRIFRLAYKEGPEYVPLLLRSRELWLELNSRSPTPIFHPCGALTIGRPEHPDLAQVFKSIERFNLDHRVLSISEMASIYPQHRLHEGEVGIFDPAGGLLIPQQAVEAAVGAAKNHGATVLEQTEVLDIDADATGVAIATTNGTIRARRAVVAAGVWSKKLLPGRSGRFEIRRSVLHWFGTQDPALFVPGRFPVGIRRSGSDGNFSFFPTLDGSEIKCNLHIDKTAVSDPDAFDGTIDEEYSAFVRDQIIGLVQGLDPDRVRAQGYLDGYSPDNHPFFGDVPGNDNLTVLSGFSGHGFKIAPAIGEAVAEHVRFQRTTIDISHMAFNRQIDDIEDLLERNSE; encoded by the coding sequence ATGGTATTGAACCGGAAACAGTACGACGTTGCAGTGATCGGTCTCGGAACCATGGGAAGCATGGCCCTCTGGCAGTTGGCCAAGGCGGGCGTCGACGCGGTCGGGGTTGAACAATTCCGTGTCGGGCACGACCGCGGCGGCGCGGGCGGCGAATCAAGAATTTTCCGTCTTGCCTATAAGGAAGGGCCGGAGTATGTTCCGCTTCTGCTTCGCAGCCGTGAGCTCTGGCTCGAGCTGAACTCTCGTTCCCCAACGCCTATCTTCCATCCTTGTGGGGCGCTCACCATCGGCCGGCCCGAGCATCCTGATCTAGCTCAAGTCTTCAAAAGCATCGAGCGATTCAACCTAGATCATCGTGTCCTCAGTATCTCTGAGATGGCCAGCATCTATCCGCAGCATCGCCTCCATGAGGGGGAAGTGGGGATCTTCGACCCTGCCGGAGGCCTCCTGATCCCGCAGCAAGCCGTCGAGGCTGCCGTCGGGGCAGCGAAGAATCACGGGGCTACTGTACTGGAGCAGACAGAGGTCCTCGACATCGATGCCGACGCCACCGGAGTAGCGATCGCTACAACGAATGGCACTATCCGGGCCAGGCGCGCGGTCGTAGCGGCAGGTGTCTGGTCCAAGAAGCTGCTACCGGGCAGGTCCGGCCGGTTTGAAATCCGGCGCTCAGTCCTCCATTGGTTTGGCACCCAAGACCCTGCCCTTTTTGTGCCCGGACGGTTTCCGGTAGGGATCCGCAGAAGCGGATCGGATGGCAACTTTTCGTTCTTTCCGACTCTGGACGGATCCGAAATCAAATGCAATCTGCATATTGACAAAACTGCCGTATCTGACCCGGACGCGTTCGACGGCACGATCGACGAGGAATATTCCGCTTTCGTACGGGATCAAATCATCGGGCTGGTCCAGGGATTGGACCCGGACAGGGTTCGCGCCCAGGGATACCTCGACGGCTACAGCCCCGACAATCATCCGTTCTTTGGAGATGTTCCCGGCAACGACAATCTCACGGTACTTTCCGGGTTCTCCGGCCACGGGTTCAAGATAGCGCCGGCCATCGGGGAAGCAGTAGCCGAACACGTGAGATTCCAGCGGACAACCATTGATATTTCACACATGGCCTTCAACAGGCAAATAGACGACATAGAAGATCTTCTCGAAAGGAACAGCGAATGA
- a CDS encoding hydantoinase/oxoprolinase family protein produces MIRIGVDVGGTFTDVTALDTEAETFHVLKLPTTVEDQSKAVTEGILGVLEGIGKSPADVSYLGHGTTAATNALLELRGAKTALLTTKGFANVLEIARQKRPSLYDLFADKPRTLVPNSLTVEVDERLYSDGSARVPLTEAEVARVVKQVKALDVQAVAICLLHSYRNSQHEEALEEALRSEIPNLYISRSSAVAPEFREYERFSTTVINSFVGPEMNLYVTRLEDRTRAAGVQVGLKVIQSNGGLTSPRGVAEKPVTTLLSGPSAGVIAAIYTAQAAGVEQLITFDMGGTSTDVCLIRGGSASTASEREVAGYPVRIPSVNVHTVGAGGGSIASVDAAGGLKVGPESAGSYPGPAAYGHGGQLPTTTDANVVRRRQNPKYALGGKMPIDSEAAQASLERLSKELDMGVLEAARGVHRLANSNMGRAVRKVSIDAGEDPREFTLVAYGGAGPLHAVEVAAEVGMRKVLIPPFPGTLCALGLLVSDVKTEMAKSFLAAASQENLEVLNQHLAQLVDHAHRWLEEEAAIAISQEVYATADVRYPRQNFELAVRLPALHMDNETLAETIADFHEAHQRAYGFCHPDSVPQIVNVRVVAHGHVRKYPLPTISAGAETVATAAVIDYRDVDFGADSGPVSTPVMDRAALQAGNRFNGPAIIEQPDTTTVIPPTATVEVDRFGNLLIEVEPA; encoded by the coding sequence ATGATTCGCATTGGTGTTGATGTTGGAGGAACATTTACGGATGTCACGGCCCTGGACACGGAGGCAGAGACTTTTCATGTACTGAAGCTTCCGACGACGGTAGAGGATCAGTCCAAGGCGGTGACCGAGGGGATTCTCGGCGTTCTGGAAGGAATCGGAAAGTCTCCGGCAGACGTCAGCTACCTGGGGCACGGCACGACCGCAGCCACCAACGCGCTACTGGAACTGCGCGGTGCCAAGACCGCTCTCCTGACGACCAAAGGCTTCGCCAACGTACTGGAGATCGCCCGTCAAAAACGGCCCTCCCTCTATGATCTCTTTGCCGACAAGCCGCGGACCCTCGTGCCGAACAGTCTCACCGTGGAAGTTGATGAGCGTCTGTACTCGGACGGCAGCGCCCGAGTTCCACTGACCGAAGCCGAGGTCGCGAGAGTCGTCAAGCAGGTCAAGGCACTCGACGTCCAGGCCGTGGCGATCTGCCTGCTGCACTCCTACCGGAACTCCCAGCATGAAGAAGCTCTGGAAGAAGCGCTCCGCAGCGAGATCCCGAACCTGTACATTTCCCGGTCCAGTGCAGTAGCACCCGAATTCCGGGAGTATGAGCGGTTCTCCACAACGGTCATCAACTCCTTTGTCGGACCGGAAATGAACCTCTACGTCACCCGGCTGGAGGACCGCACCCGTGCAGCCGGAGTGCAGGTGGGTCTGAAAGTCATCCAGTCAAATGGGGGGCTCACTTCCCCCCGGGGTGTGGCGGAGAAGCCTGTGACCACGCTTCTGTCCGGCCCCAGCGCCGGAGTCATCGCGGCGATCTATACGGCCCAGGCTGCCGGTGTGGAGCAGCTGATCACATTCGACATGGGTGGCACCAGTACCGATGTCTGCCTCATCCGGGGTGGCAGTGCCTCCACAGCGAGTGAAAGGGAGGTGGCCGGATACCCCGTGCGCATACCGTCGGTGAATGTTCACACCGTTGGTGCCGGCGGTGGAAGCATTGCGTCCGTCGATGCCGCAGGCGGGCTCAAGGTCGGCCCGGAAAGTGCCGGCTCATACCCCGGCCCCGCCGCTTACGGCCACGGAGGGCAGCTTCCGACAACGACGGACGCCAACGTGGTGCGTCGCCGCCAGAATCCTAAGTATGCTTTGGGCGGCAAAATGCCGATCGATTCCGAAGCGGCGCAGGCCTCGTTGGAACGCCTCAGCAAAGAGCTCGACATGGGTGTTCTCGAAGCTGCCCGCGGTGTACACCGCCTGGCAAACTCCAACATGGGACGTGCGGTACGCAAGGTTTCCATCGACGCCGGTGAAGACCCTCGGGAGTTCACCCTCGTGGCGTACGGCGGCGCCGGACCTCTGCACGCCGTCGAGGTTGCTGCCGAAGTAGGCATGCGGAAAGTTCTTATCCCCCCATTCCCCGGGACACTGTGCGCGCTCGGCCTACTGGTGAGCGACGTCAAAACAGAGATGGCCAAGTCCTTCCTGGCCGCCGCGAGCCAGGAGAACCTTGAAGTGCTGAACCAGCACCTTGCCCAGCTTGTGGATCACGCGCACCGGTGGCTTGAAGAGGAAGCTGCCATTGCGATATCACAGGAGGTCTATGCCACTGCTGACGTCCGCTATCCACGCCAGAACTTCGAACTGGCCGTAAGGCTGCCTGCTTTGCACATGGACAACGAAACCCTGGCGGAGACCATTGCGGACTTCCACGAGGCACATCAGCGAGCCTACGGGTTCTGTCACCCGGACAGCGTGCCCCAGATCGTCAACGTCCGTGTGGTGGCGCACGGACATGTGCGCAAATATCCCTTGCCCACGATCTCCGCAGGCGCGGAAACGGTCGCGACCGCGGCAGTGATCGACTACCGCGACGTCGACTTCGGCGCGGACTCGGGCCCCGTCAGCACCCCCGTGATGGACCGCGCTGCGCTGCAGGCCGGCAACCGTTTCAACGGCCCCGCCATCATCGAACAACCCGATACAACAACCGTCATTCCACCGACAGCAACTGTCGAAGTGGACCGCTTTGGAAACCTGCTCATCGAGGTGGAACCGGCATGA
- a CDS encoding hydantoinase B/oxoprolinase family protein, protein MKITNKVDSVTVQVIGNALLSIADEVGSVLKQASYSTNIKERSDCSTAVFNKNGRLVAQAEHIPIHMGSMKGAVDELQRARGFDSLKPGDVYITNDPYSGGGTHLPDITMVAPVFREGELIGFSANIAHHSDVGGHVAGSNSGDSTSIFQEGLRIPLVRFTDALGVNEDILAFVTLNSRLPEERRGDLLAQSSAVGIGATRLVELHDKYGTETMESAQEELLEYGKRRLAAAVAALPDGNYSYSDWLDSDVAGEDPIPVAVTVRVAGDNIELDFEGTGREAKVAVNVVRSALEATVYYSLKAALDPDIPANGGFFDSIKILAPLGSLLNPKAPAPVAARTDACQRVADVIMGALAQAIPTRIPAGSHSSITFVTFSGGKEDFFVYPEVVAGGFGARPNKDGMDAVQVHVTNSSNLPIEALELEYPLMVESYELIPDSGGAGEFRGGLGVRRDIRIMGDEAEFSAHADRQTYPPRGFEGGLDGTPGRFILRPGTPQEEILSSGRVSGIKLYRDDILRIESPGSGGFGLPQNRDRGKIDTDIREHRISAEAAEKDYGH, encoded by the coding sequence ATGAAAATTACCAACAAGGTTGACTCTGTTACCGTCCAGGTCATCGGCAATGCATTGCTCTCCATAGCGGACGAGGTCGGCTCCGTGCTGAAGCAGGCCAGTTACTCCACCAACATCAAAGAACGTTCCGACTGCTCGACGGCTGTCTTCAACAAGAACGGCCGGCTCGTGGCCCAGGCTGAACACATTCCCATCCACATGGGTTCGATGAAGGGCGCCGTCGACGAACTGCAGCGGGCCCGCGGCTTCGACTCGCTGAAACCTGGGGACGTCTACATCACCAACGACCCCTACTCCGGCGGGGGAACCCACCTTCCGGACATCACGATGGTGGCCCCGGTTTTCCGCGAAGGAGAACTGATCGGATTCAGCGCCAACATCGCACACCATTCAGATGTCGGTGGGCACGTCGCGGGCAGCAACTCGGGAGACTCCACGAGCATTTTCCAGGAGGGCCTGCGCATCCCCTTGGTCCGTTTCACGGATGCTCTAGGCGTCAACGAAGACATCCTTGCCTTCGTGACCCTCAATTCCAGACTTCCTGAAGAACGACGTGGTGACCTGTTGGCGCAATCTTCCGCCGTCGGGATCGGTGCGACGCGTCTGGTGGAACTTCACGATAAATACGGCACTGAAACGATGGAATCAGCCCAGGAGGAACTGCTCGAATATGGCAAACGACGGCTGGCCGCCGCCGTCGCTGCATTGCCTGACGGCAATTACTCATACAGCGACTGGCTCGACAGCGACGTCGCCGGGGAAGACCCGATTCCCGTGGCAGTGACCGTAAGAGTGGCCGGCGATAACATTGAACTGGATTTCGAGGGCACCGGCCGGGAGGCGAAAGTGGCCGTCAACGTCGTTCGGTCAGCGCTTGAGGCGACAGTCTATTACTCCCTGAAAGCGGCGCTGGATCCCGACATTCCGGCCAACGGTGGCTTCTTCGACTCCATTAAGATCCTGGCACCCTTGGGATCGCTACTGAATCCCAAGGCCCCGGCCCCGGTCGCAGCACGCACAGATGCCTGCCAACGGGTCGCGGACGTCATCATGGGCGCCTTGGCGCAAGCAATCCCCACACGCATACCGGCCGGCTCACACAGTTCCATAACGTTCGTTACCTTCTCCGGCGGTAAAGAGGACTTTTTCGTCTATCCGGAGGTCGTTGCGGGCGGATTTGGGGCCCGTCCGAACAAAGACGGAATGGACGCAGTCCAGGTGCACGTCACCAACTCATCGAATCTGCCGATTGAAGCACTTGAACTCGAATACCCCCTGATGGTGGAGAGCTACGAACTGATTCCCGATTCAGGTGGTGCCGGCGAGTTCCGCGGAGGGCTGGGCGTCCGACGCGATATCCGCATCATGGGCGACGAAGCCGAGTTCTCCGCCCACGCGGACCGGCAAACCTACCCCCCGCGCGGATTCGAAGGCGGACTCGACGGCACCCCGGGCAGGTTCATCCTTCGCCCCGGAACTCCTCAGGAAGAAATCCTAAGCAGCGGCCGCGTCTCGGGCATCAAACTGTACCGCGACGACATACTCCGCATTGAAAGCCCTGGTTCCGGCGGCTTCGGCCTCCCGCAGAACAGAGATCGCGGAAAAATCGATACAGATATCCGCGAACACCGGATATCAGCGGAGGCGGCCGAAAAAGACTATGGACACTGA
- a CDS encoding tripartite tricarboxylate transporter substrate binding protein translates to MKVRTLALALIPLAMLATACAPANTAANYPTKAIEMVVPFNAGGATDIAARVISEAASDDLGVPVNVVNKPGANQVTAVDSVNRAAPDGYTLLADGAGSSSLQALAPNLPYKWEDRKFVARILSGSHVYAVGKDSPSKTLDELMTKAKANPGGFKVAWLGGSSTSDFALLQLLVANEVDVSAIQRVPFRSSGEGMIAAAANDVDIAVGGASAAFSLHSSGDLNVLASTGKVRETKLPDVKTTTELGQPDVNILYWVGVSGAPKLPDTVAEKLAASLTKISENEDFKKKADGVAMTVDIATGEEFANDVKAEAETFKALAAELG, encoded by the coding sequence ATGAAGGTCAGAACTCTCGCTTTAGCTCTTATCCCGCTCGCGATGCTCGCTACGGCCTGCGCCCCGGCCAACACAGCGGCAAATTACCCCACAAAGGCCATTGAAATGGTGGTTCCATTCAACGCCGGCGGAGCCACGGACATTGCAGCCCGGGTCATTTCAGAGGCCGCTTCCGATGACCTCGGCGTACCCGTCAATGTGGTCAACAAACCGGGGGCAAACCAAGTCACCGCCGTCGACTCCGTCAACCGGGCAGCCCCTGACGGGTATACCCTGCTGGCCGACGGCGCTGGATCCAGCTCGCTGCAGGCCCTCGCGCCCAACCTGCCCTACAAATGGGAGGACAGGAAGTTCGTGGCACGAATCCTCAGCGGATCGCACGTCTATGCAGTGGGCAAGGATTCCCCCTCCAAGACTCTCGACGAACTGATGACCAAGGCCAAGGCCAATCCCGGAGGTTTCAAGGTTGCCTGGCTTGGCGGCAGCAGCACCAGCGACTTCGCACTCCTGCAACTGCTGGTCGCCAATGAAGTTGACGTCAGCGCCATCCAGCGCGTCCCGTTCCGCAGCTCCGGCGAGGGAATGATAGCCGCAGCCGCAAACGACGTGGACATCGCCGTCGGAGGTGCAAGCGCCGCCTTCTCCCTGCACAGCTCAGGGGACCTGAATGTGCTGGCATCCACCGGCAAAGTCCGCGAAACAAAACTGCCCGACGTCAAAACCACCACTGAACTGGGCCAGCCCGATGTAAACATCCTCTACTGGGTTGGCGTTTCAGGCGCACCCAAACTGCCGGACACCGTCGCCGAAAAACTCGCAGCCAGCCTGACGAAGATCTCTGAAAATGAGGACTTCAAGAAGAAGGCCGACGGCGTGGCCATGACCGTCGACATCGCCACCGGCGAGGAATTCGCCAATGACGTCAAGGCTGAGGCGGAAACCTTCAAAGCACTAGCAGCTGAACTTGGCTGA
- a CDS encoding tripartite tricarboxylate transporter TctB family protein has protein sequence MKIHLETESGGTVARLIRQLGVPIVLLAIALLTIADGLRIVTSGQDNQSGFFILAIGLCFALFIIIGSPLARTRRPPQGPSPLAGEEMVPISQTDPRAEVLPEGPFPLAGGEMPLVSHTDPQAEEQRAGYMKQVLIAVALIIVWALALPWIGFAISNGLFLIAFMILVGRRKVLSSVLLGAVIGAGTAFGFSALGVVLPQGIFGI, from the coding sequence ATGAAAATCCATCTGGAAACTGAATCAGGGGGAACTGTCGCAAGACTTATCCGTCAACTGGGCGTTCCCATCGTCCTGCTGGCTATTGCCCTCCTGACCATCGCTGACGGTCTGCGAATCGTCACGAGCGGGCAGGACAACCAATCCGGATTCTTCATCCTTGCCATAGGCCTCTGTTTTGCCCTCTTCATCATCATCGGCAGCCCGCTGGCGCGTACCCGTCGCCCTCCCCAGGGACCTTCCCCCCTGGCCGGCGAAGAGATGGTGCCCATTTCGCAGACCGATCCTCGGGCCGAGGTCCTTCCCGAAGGACCTTTCCCCTTGGCCGGCGGCGAGATGCCGCTCGTTTCGCATACCGATCCTCAGGCTGAGGAACAACGAGCCGGATACATGAAGCAGGTCCTGATTGCCGTAGCGCTCATCATCGTGTGGGCCCTCGCGCTTCCCTGGATCGGTTTCGCCATCAGCAACGGACTCTTTCTCATCGCCTTCATGATCCTTGTGGGCCGCAGGAAGGTCCTCAGCTCCGTGCTGCTTGGCGCAGTCATCGGCGCCGGAACTGCCTTCGGATTCTCAGCACTGGGTGTTGTTCTTCCACAGGGAATATTCGGGATTTAG
- a CDS encoding tripartite tricarboxylate transporter permease yields MTLLLAFLGCLIGTMVGMLPGLGPVSAVAILFPLTTYLDPATGIIVLASIYYGAMYGGSTSAILLNIPGEVSSVPAAMEGYKLKLKGKAGAALSMAAITSFIAGIAGTIGIMIIGPSLAGLALEFGPPERLGLIAFALTAIIGVSGAKVSKALAMGALGMILASVGLDQSSGTERLTFGSSELLQGLDIVPVMMGLFGLAEVILTLTRPAPSMESGKIGSLIPSRSEFSRGTMAGVRGTASGFSLGLLPGMLPSVTAFLSYASERRRSERKGGKEFGNGAIEGVAGPEASNNAAAMAGFVPLFSLGIPTGPTMALILAALLVYGVVPGPQMFTTQAPLTATIIASFLVANVILIILNLPMVGVWVRLARVPYAILAPIIASFCILGAYLTRNSFLDVWVCIAFGLIGWGMAKWNLPVAPLVMGFILGPMLELALRQSMAMSATFFMERPIFIAFFALAIISLIASGRLRRTGAAVADSD; encoded by the coding sequence ATGACACTACTTTTGGCATTCCTGGGCTGCCTCATCGGAACAATGGTCGGAATGCTTCCAGGGCTGGGGCCGGTCTCGGCCGTCGCCATCCTCTTCCCACTCACGACCTACCTGGACCCGGCGACCGGGATCATCGTCCTCGCCTCGATCTACTACGGGGCAATGTATGGCGGATCCACCAGCGCCATTCTGCTCAACATCCCCGGCGAGGTCTCGTCGGTGCCGGCAGCCATGGAAGGGTACAAACTCAAGCTAAAGGGCAAAGCCGGGGCAGCCCTTTCCATGGCCGCCATCACCTCCTTCATCGCCGGGATCGCCGGCACCATCGGAATAATGATCATCGGCCCATCACTGGCCGGCTTAGCCCTGGAGTTCGGCCCCCCGGAACGCCTGGGTCTGATCGCGTTCGCCTTGACCGCTATCATCGGCGTTTCCGGCGCCAAAGTCAGCAAAGCCCTGGCCATGGGGGCACTCGGTATGATCCTGGCTTCAGTCGGGCTGGACCAGTCCAGCGGAACGGAAAGGCTGACATTCGGCTCCTCGGAACTGCTGCAGGGACTCGATATCGTTCCCGTCATGATGGGACTCTTTGGCCTGGCAGAAGTCATCCTTACCCTTACCCGGCCAGCCCCGAGCATGGAATCCGGAAAAATTGGCAGCCTTATTCCCAGCCGGTCCGAATTCTCACGGGGCACAATGGCAGGCGTTCGAGGGACCGCCAGCGGCTTCTCGCTGGGTCTGCTGCCGGGCATGTTGCCTTCGGTTACCGCATTCCTCAGCTATGCTTCCGAGCGCCGTCGCTCCGAGCGAAAAGGTGGCAAGGAATTCGGTAACGGCGCCATCGAAGGGGTGGCAGGACCCGAGGCCTCCAACAACGCCGCAGCCATGGCCGGATTCGTCCCACTATTCAGCCTGGGCATCCCGACCGGGCCCACCATGGCCCTCATCCTCGCCGCGCTGCTTGTCTATGGCGTCGTTCCCGGCCCGCAAATGTTCACCACCCAAGCACCACTAACGGCCACGATCATAGCCAGCTTCCTCGTAGCCAACGTCATCCTGATCATCCTGAACCTGCCCATGGTAGGCGTATGGGTCCGGTTGGCCCGTGTCCCTTACGCCATTCTGGCCCCGATTATCGCCAGCTTCTGCATCCTGGGCGCATACCTGACACGTAACAGCTTCCTCGACGTCTGGGTATGCATCGCCTTCGGACTCATCGGCTGGGGCATGGCCAAGTGGAACCTGCCGGTCGCCCCGCTGGTCATGGGATTCATTCTTGGTCCCATGCTCGAGCTGGCGCTCCGGCAGTCGATGGCGATGTCTGCAACATTCTTCATGGAACGACCGATCTTCATCGCATTCTTCGCCCTCGCCATTATCTCGCTCATCGCCTCGGGACGCCTCCGCCGGACCGGCGCCGCCGTAGCCGACTCCGACTAG
- a CDS encoding NAD(P)/FAD-dependent oxidoreductase produces the protein MKQRVAVVGAGVIGSAVFASLSEAGNDVTIYDKGAPGSGSSAVSFAWINSNNKTPKPYFELNRAALREHIERQHNGSRAFHQTGYYELATEQKHIERLQNKVQRLADWGYDVEVLTPEAAQLALPELAPATIRGFNAFFPQEGYCNIPAFIAECLDTGRRNGGRFILSEVLNIETSPSGVTVHHRHGPSKSFDRAVIAVGRWTQEVTQGCGINIPMHDDHTPGSANVGFLAVTEPTAVSLRSVVTTSDLGFRPDGHGRLMLQSLPLDAQADIARQYPPRSTIAKEFERRLSSTFNTGFPISVDRVNVGYRPLTKDGLTIAGFTDSNESLYVIATHSAVTLAPLLARFAAAEISGDVVQTLTPFRPSRFRAATTTNHPVTAARTPGDQ, from the coding sequence GTGAAACAACGCGTTGCCGTCGTAGGCGCCGGAGTTATCGGGTCAGCCGTTTTCGCGAGCCTTTCAGAGGCAGGTAACGACGTAACCATCTACGACAAAGGAGCACCAGGATCCGGATCGTCAGCCGTCTCTTTCGCCTGGATCAACTCGAACAACAAGACCCCGAAACCCTACTTTGAACTCAACAGGGCAGCGCTTCGTGAACACATTGAGAGGCAGCACAATGGAAGCCGCGCCTTCCACCAGACCGGCTATTACGAACTGGCCACCGAACAAAAACACATTGAACGTCTTCAAAACAAAGTCCAACGACTGGCTGACTGGGGTTACGACGTCGAAGTCCTTACCCCTGAGGCCGCTCAGTTGGCGCTGCCGGAGCTCGCACCCGCTACTATCCGGGGGTTCAATGCATTCTTCCCGCAGGAAGGCTACTGCAATATTCCAGCCTTCATCGCCGAGTGCCTCGACACAGGACGGCGCAACGGCGGAAGGTTCATTCTCAGCGAAGTCCTCAACATTGAAACCAGCCCTTCCGGCGTGACGGTGCACCACCGCCACGGACCCAGCAAATCATTCGACCGGGCCGTCATTGCCGTAGGCCGGTGGACACAGGAAGTGACGCAGGGCTGCGGCATCAACATCCCGATGCATGACGATCACACACCCGGGTCAGCAAATGTCGGCTTCCTGGCCGTTACCGAGCCAACCGCCGTGTCCCTGCGTTCGGTGGTAACGACGAGCGATCTGGGCTTTCGCCCGGACGGACACGGACGTCTCATGCTGCAATCCCTGCCCCTCGACGCGCAGGCCGACATCGCCCGGCAGTACCCGCCCCGAAGCACCATAGCGAAGGAGTTTGAGCGGCGCCTTTCGAGCACTTTCAATACCGGCTTCCCGATCTCCGTGGACCGGGTAAACGTTGGATACCGCCCGCTGACCAAAGACGGCCTCACCATCGCAGGATTCACGGATTCCAACGAGTCTTTGTATGTGATCGCAACACACAGCGCTGTAACGCTTGCTCCGTTGCTGGCCAGATTTGCGGCCGCAGAGATCTCAGGAGACGTTGTCCAGACTTTAACTCCCTTCCGCCCTTCACGTTTCCGAGCCGCGACGACCACAAACCATCCCGTTACAGCCGCACGAACACCCGGGGACCAATAA
- a CDS encoding RidA family protein, which yields MTTTAVNHLPASHDPATSLASAVTIFNSIAVSTQIPRKPDGSVELGDIREQSRQVLENLQTALARAGTSLSNVLQLTIYLTDMSERTGFNEVYEEFFPRPYPSRCAVEVSSLARTGMKVEVTAMAAIPPAGI from the coding sequence ATGACCACAACAGCCGTGAACCACCTCCCCGCAAGCCACGACCCCGCCACGAGCCTGGCCTCCGCCGTCACCATTTTCAACTCCATCGCCGTCAGCACCCAGATCCCACGCAAACCAGACGGTTCAGTTGAGCTCGGCGACATCCGTGAGCAGTCCCGCCAGGTCCTGGAGAACCTTCAAACGGCATTGGCCCGGGCAGGAACCAGCCTTTCGAATGTGCTCCAACTGACCATTTATCTGACCGACATGTCCGAAAGAACCGGCTTCAACGAAGTCTACGAAGAGTTCTTCCCGCGACCATATCCATCCCGATGCGCAGTCGAAGTCTCCTCCTTGGCCCGAACGGGCATGAAAGTTGAAGTAACGGCCATGGCCGCAATACCGCCTGCCGGAATCTGA